Proteins encoded by one window of Roseibium sp. Sym1:
- a CDS encoding alpha-D-ribose 1-methylphosphonate 5-triphosphate diphosphatase has product MTFADKTVPTGSELTVLKNARIVLGEEVVCGHLSVADGRIVAVDTGRAPQAGLDLDGDYLLPGLVDIHTDHFEKHLYPRAHVRWDPLRAAMAHDAQIIGSGITTVFDSLCVGATIKNPERREILAPMIDALERAQAAGMLRAEHLVHLRCEITDDQTARLTEENIGKAIVRMVSVMEHLPGRRQSKNIEGYIQRRMADTGEPRHEAERVTQELLNHSDEISAGVRPAVVALAHLNKLPLLSHDDTELEHIDEALAEGISVSEFPCTLEAARKARQHGMHAVGGAPNVIRGGSQSGNVAVKDLLAEDLVDILASDYVPRSLLDCAFMVAADDRLAADLPAAVRMVTKNPAAVAGLADRGEIAAGKRADLLHVGVHDGHPFVKQAWRAGTRVL; this is encoded by the coding sequence ATGACCTTTGCCGACAAAACCGTGCCGACCGGCAGCGAGTTGACCGTCCTGAAAAACGCCCGGATCGTGCTTGGCGAAGAGGTTGTCTGCGGGCACCTGTCCGTTGCCGACGGCAGGATCGTGGCCGTCGACACCGGGCGCGCGCCGCAGGCCGGGCTGGATCTTGACGGCGACTACCTGCTGCCCGGGCTGGTCGACATCCACACCGATCATTTCGAGAAACACCTTTATCCCCGGGCCCATGTGCGCTGGGACCCCTTGCGCGCGGCGATGGCCCATGACGCGCAGATCATCGGCAGCGGCATCACCACCGTGTTCGACAGCCTGTGCGTCGGCGCCACCATCAAGAACCCGGAGCGGCGGGAGATCCTGGCGCCGATGATCGACGCGCTGGAAAGGGCCCAGGCGGCCGGCATGCTGCGCGCCGAACACCTGGTGCATCTGCGCTGCGAAATCACCGACGACCAGACCGCGCGGCTGACGGAAGAAAATATCGGCAAGGCCATCGTGCGCATGGTCTCCGTGATGGAGCATCTGCCGGGCCGGCGGCAGAGCAAGAACATCGAGGGTTATATCCAGCGGCGGATGGCCGATACCGGCGAGCCGCGCCACGAGGCCGAGCGGGTGACGCAGGAATTGCTCAATCACTCCGATGAGATCAGCGCCGGGGTTCGCCCCGCCGTGGTGGCACTGGCGCATCTCAACAAGTTGCCGCTGCTCAGCCACGACGATACCGAACTGGAGCATATCGACGAGGCGCTGGCCGAGGGCATTTCCGTCTCCGAATTTCCCTGCACCCTGGAAGCGGCGCGCAAGGCCAGGCAACATGGCATGCATGCGGTCGGCGGTGCGCCGAATGTCATCCGGGGCGGGTCGCAATCCGGCAATGTCGCGGTCAAGGACCTGCTGGCCGAAGACCTGGTCGACATTCTCGCGTCCGACTACGTGCCGCGTTCGCTGCTCGACTGTGCCTTCATGGTGGCCGCGGACGACCGTCTGGCGGCGGATCTGCCGGCGGCCGTGCGCATGGTCACGAAAAATCCGGCGGCGGTGGCCGGCCTGGCGGACCGCGGCGAGATCGCGGCAGGCAAACGCGCCGACCTTCTCCATGTCGGCGTCCATGACGGCCACCCGTTCGTGAAACAGGCCTGGCGGGCCGGAACGCGGGTGCTCTGA
- the phnE gene encoding phosphonate ABC transporter, permease protein PhnE, whose translation MTDLTPDLERARSLVPGAFVTPRRTVVLRLAGWAAFLGLTVWCLWAFGFSPARLLEGAMRFGNVLSFMFPPHVWTTWAEWREILKGLGETVAMSFMGTLLGAVIAFPLAFLGARNIMPSSWFRLGVRRGFDALRAIEQLILALVFIRAFGLGPLAGILAIAVSEIGTFSKLFSEAIENTSTKPVDGVKASGGGNLQTVRFAILPQALPVILSIILYNFESNTRSGTILGIVGAGGIGFLLADRINAYRWPEAWTIIFLIIFMVYLIDGLSGYLRKRIIGE comes from the coding sequence ATGACCGACCTGACACCTGACCTGGAGCGGGCAAGATCCCTCGTCCCCGGAGCCTTCGTGACGCCGCGCAGGACCGTTGTCCTCCGCCTGGCCGGCTGGGCGGCCTTCCTCGGCCTGACCGTCTGGTGCCTGTGGGCCTTCGGCTTCTCGCCCGCGCGCCTGCTGGAAGGCGCGATGCGCTTCGGCAACGTGCTGTCCTTCATGTTCCCGCCGCATGTCTGGACCACCTGGGCGGAGTGGCGCGAGATCCTGAAGGGGCTCGGCGAGACCGTTGCCATGTCCTTCATGGGCACCCTGCTCGGCGCCGTCATCGCCTTCCCGCTCGCCTTTCTCGGCGCCAGGAACATCATGCCGTCCAGTTGGTTCCGTCTCGGTGTCCGGCGCGGCTTCGATGCGCTGCGCGCGATCGAGCAACTGATCCTCGCCCTGGTCTTCATCCGCGCCTTCGGCCTCGGCCCGCTCGCGGGCATCCTTGCCATCGCCGTCTCGGAGATCGGCACCTTTTCCAAGCTGTTTTCCGAAGCCATCGAGAACACCTCGACCAAGCCCGTCGACGGCGTAAAGGCCTCCGGCGGCGGCAACCTGCAAACCGTGCGCTTCGCCATCCTGCCCCAGGCCCTGCCGGTGATCCTGTCGATCATTCTCTACAATTTCGAGAGCAACACGCGCTCCGGCACCATCCTCGGGATCGTCGGCGCCGGCGGCATCGGCTTCCTCCTCGCCGACCGCATCAACGCCTACCGCTGGCCGGAAGCCTGGACGATCATCTTCCTGATCATCTTCATGGTCTACCTGATCGACGGCCTGTCCGGGTACTTGCGCAAAAGGATCATCGGGGAGTGA
- the phnE gene encoding phosphonate ABC transporter, permease protein PhnE, whose protein sequence is MTTLSPTIGRFEVDYAAARRHALRVNTVSAVLFATCFFAAAWVGGFFDMTDVTLANGDRVSMWKIWAGLPRLGEYLYKTLPVLHRDTLGADIADWFWRWKVWLKLLVETILIAYMATLLGIVGAFLLSFPASRNLSPNRFVLNITRRTLEILRTVPDLVWALIFVFCFGVGPLAGVLAIGLHATGALGKLYSEANENADMRPLEGIKASGGSWFDQIRYGIVPQVIPNIISYTLLRFEINVRSSSIIGFVGAGGLGQEIRVAMSLQEYTDLSALFLIIFVTVIVIDMLSEKVRHRIIGLTGKGV, encoded by the coding sequence ATGACGACACTCTCGCCAACCATCGGCCGGTTCGAGGTCGACTACGCCGCGGCGCGCAGGCACGCGCTGCGCGTGAACACGGTTTCGGCCGTCCTCTTTGCCACCTGCTTCTTTGCGGCCGCCTGGGTCGGCGGTTTCTTCGACATGACCGACGTGACGCTGGCCAACGGCGACCGGGTGTCGATGTGGAAGATCTGGGCCGGACTGCCACGGCTTGGAGAATATCTTTACAAGACCCTGCCCGTTTTGCACCGGGACACGCTCGGCGCTGACATCGCCGACTGGTTCTGGCGCTGGAAGGTCTGGCTGAAGCTTCTGGTCGAGACCATCCTGATCGCCTATATGGCAACGCTTCTGGGCATTGTCGGCGCGTTCCTGCTGAGTTTTCCGGCCTCGCGCAACCTGTCGCCGAACCGGTTCGTCCTGAACATCACGCGGCGCACCCTGGAAATCCTGCGCACCGTGCCCGATCTTGTCTGGGCGCTGATCTTCGTCTTCTGTTTCGGCGTCGGTCCGCTCGCCGGTGTGCTCGCCATCGGACTGCATGCCACCGGGGCACTCGGCAAGCTCTATTCCGAAGCCAATGAAAACGCCGACATGCGCCCGCTGGAAGGCATCAAGGCCTCCGGCGGCTCCTGGTTCGACCAGATCCGCTACGGCATCGTCCCGCAGGTGATCCCGAACATCATCAGCTACACGCTGCTGCGTTTCGAGATCAACGTGCGCTCCTCTTCCATCATCGGCTTTGTCGGCGCCGGCGGCCTCGGCCAGGAGATCCGTGTGGCCATGTCCCTGCAGGAATACACCGACCTGTCCGCACTGTTCCTGATCATCTTCGTGACGGTGATCGTCATCGACATGCTGAGCGAAAAGGTCCGCCACCGCATCATCGGCCTGACCGGAAAGGGCGTTTGA
- the phnD gene encoding phosphonate ABC transporter substrate-binding protein: MKAILAAAVSAAVLAASPALADSWKDQYKTVKFGILSGENEKDRIARYTPFEKYLENELGVEVEIFTAGSYDGVIQAIAADQIEFAFFGSSSYAAAYTETNGGVVPLVSRLQKDGSTGYFSVVAVRCDSGYKTLEDLKGKTLAFADPDSTSGYAVPYFNLSKQGYEPKTYFGAIPFSGAHETGVLGVYNKQYDAAATYITNEEDGIPQRMVTKGMIDEGSICTIWKSPEITSGPLAARTNLPDGLIKDMRKAIMDIPENDTLAFIEMTGGADSTQDGWIEVDHDRYQWIVDMRDWLKKQRRGG; this comes from the coding sequence ATGAAGGCCATTCTCGCAGCAGCCGTTTCCGCAGCCGTCCTGGCGGCGTCCCCTGCCCTCGCGGACAGCTGGAAGGATCAGTACAAGACCGTCAAGTTCGGCATCCTGTCCGGTGAAAACGAAAAGGACCGGATCGCGCGCTACACGCCGTTCGAAAAATACCTGGAGAACGAACTCGGCGTCGAAGTCGAGATCTTCACCGCCGGGTCCTATGACGGCGTGATCCAGGCGATTGCCGCCGACCAGATCGAGTTCGCCTTCTTCGGCTCCTCGTCCTACGCCGCCGCCTACACCGAAACCAACGGCGGTGTCGTGCCGCTGGTCTCCCGCCTGCAGAAGGACGGTTCCACCGGCTATTTCTCCGTCGTCGCCGTACGCTGCGACAGCGGCTACAAGACGCTGGAAGACCTGAAGGGCAAGACCCTGGCCTTCGCCGACCCGGACAGCACCTCCGGCTACGCGGTGCCCTATTTCAACCTGAGCAAACAGGGCTACGAGCCGAAAACCTATTTCGGCGCGATCCCGTTCTCCGGCGCGCACGAGACCGGTGTGCTCGGCGTCTACAACAAGCAGTATGACGCAGCGGCCACCTACATCACCAATGAGGAAGACGGCATCCCGCAGCGCATGGTCACCAAGGGCATGATCGACGAAGGCTCGATCTGCACCATCTGGAAGTCCCCGGAAATCACCTCCGGTCCGCTGGCCGCCCGCACCAACCTGCCGGACGGCCTGATCAAGGACATGCGCAAGGCCATCATGGACATCCCCGAAAACGACACCCTGGCCTTCATCGAGATGACCGGCGGCGCAGACAGCACCCAGGACGGCTGGATCGAGGTCGACCATGACCGGTACCAGTGGATCGTCGACATGCGCGACTGGCTGAAGAAACAGCGCCGCGGCGGCTGA
- the phnC gene encoding phosphonate ABC transporter ATP-binding protein, translating into MLVIEQLSKTFGDLTAVDGVSLAIPKGQMVGVIGRSGAGKSTLLRMINRLADPTRGTITNEGQPVTSLRGRDLRLWRANCAMIFQQFNLVERMDVLTNVMVGRIAHTGFLRSMARSFTDEDRARAIEALDRLDLVPQALQRAGTLSGGQQQRVAIAKALVQNPRIMLADEPIASLDPANATRVMEALREINRTDGLTVLVNLHTLDTARAYCDRIVAMRAGQVRFDGTPEALTTDRVRAIYGTDDFEGDIDEAVTSTSLASQASPQPFKAVGT; encoded by the coding sequence ATGCTGGTTATTGAGCAATTATCCAAGACATTCGGTGATCTGACGGCGGTGGACGGCGTTTCCCTTGCCATCCCCAAGGGACAGATGGTCGGTGTCATCGGCCGGTCGGGTGCGGGCAAGTCGACCCTGCTGCGCATGATCAACCGGCTCGCCGACCCGACCCGGGGCACGATCACCAATGAAGGGCAGCCGGTGACGTCCCTCAGGGGCCGCGACCTGCGCCTGTGGCGCGCCAATTGCGCGATGATCTTTCAGCAGTTCAATCTGGTGGAACGCATGGACGTCCTGACCAATGTCATGGTCGGACGGATCGCCCATACCGGTTTTCTGCGTTCCATGGCCCGCTCCTTCACGGATGAAGACCGGGCCCGTGCCATCGAGGCTCTGGACCGGCTCGATCTCGTGCCCCAGGCGCTTCAACGCGCCGGGACGCTCTCTGGCGGTCAACAGCAGCGCGTCGCGATTGCCAAGGCCCTTGTCCAGAACCCGCGCATCATGCTGGCGGACGAGCCGATCGCCTCGCTCGACCCTGCGAACGCCACCCGGGTGATGGAAGCCCTGCGCGAGATCAACCGTACCGACGGCCTGACCGTCCTGGTCAACCTGCACACGCTCGACACGGCTCGCGCCTATTGCGACCGCATCGTCGCCATGCGTGCCGGACAGGTCCGCTTCGACGGCACGCCGGAGGCGCTGACCACGGACAGGGTACGCGCGATCTATGGCACGGACGATTTCGAAGGCGATATCGACGAAGCCGTCACCTCGACATCCCTCGCCTCACAAGCGTCTCCGCAACCGTTCAAGGCGGTCGGAACCTGA
- a CDS encoding PhnD/SsuA/transferrin family substrate-binding protein, whose translation MRFLKTAAVAAAALAVSFTSSFADTFKMAVTDVEGLERLQVEWGPFKQALEDATDHTFEFFPVTSRTAAAEALRAKRVDFVVTGPAEYIVINTLTEATPLIGLGRPDYFCAIVVRADSGIIRPADLKGKKVAFGDIGSTSNMLCPMQLMSDYGVDPVKDIDKLHTSRNIAHEALKKGDVAAIGTNHNSWLNVRNKDDSVPNGFFRVIARSGDLPNDMLMVAAHVDPDAAKGVRDAILENKDAIITAILQHEENDKYSGMDLVAIEDGAYDLVRSMYTTAGFPQYDNFIGE comes from the coding sequence ATGCGCTTTTTGAAAACCGCCGCGGTCGCGGCCGCCGCTCTCGCCGTTTCCTTCACGTCTTCCTTCGCCGACACCTTCAAGATGGCTGTCACGGATGTTGAAGGCCTGGAGCGGCTTCAGGTCGAATGGGGTCCGTTCAAGCAGGCTCTTGAAGATGCCACCGACCACACGTTCGAGTTCTTCCCGGTGACGAGCCGCACCGCAGCCGCCGAGGCCCTGCGCGCCAAGCGGGTTGATTTTGTCGTTACCGGTCCGGCCGAGTACATCGTCATCAACACGTTGACCGAAGCGACGCCGCTGATCGGTCTCGGCCGCCCGGACTATTTCTGCGCCATCGTCGTGCGCGCCGACAGCGGCATCATCCGCCCGGCGGATCTGAAGGGCAAGAAGGTCGCCTTCGGTGACATCGGCTCCACCTCCAACATGCTGTGCCCGATGCAGCTGATGTCTGACTATGGCGTCGATCCGGTCAAGGACATCGACAAACTGCACACCTCGCGCAACATTGCCCACGAGGCGCTCAAGAAGGGCGATGTCGCTGCGATCGGCACCAATCACAATTCCTGGCTGAACGTGCGCAACAAGGACGACAGCGTGCCGAACGGCTTCTTCCGCGTGATTGCCCGTTCCGGCGATCTGCCGAACGACATGCTGATGGTTGCCGCCCATGTCGACCCGGACGCCGCCAAGGGTGTGCGCGATGCCATCCTGGAAAACAAGGACGCGATCATCACGGCGATCCTGCAGCATGAGGAAAACGACAAGTATTCCGGCATGGACCTGGTGGCCATCGAGGATGGTGCCTACGACCTGGTCCGCTCCATGTACACCACCGCCGGTTTCCCGCAATACGACAACTTCATCGGCGAATGA
- the phnC gene encoding phosphonate ABC transporter ATP-binding protein has protein sequence MMPQVLLQTVGVSAPAVHDEPHTEAAPCELRVEGLRKSFGKDRAVLRGVSFAVHRREAVALIGSNGAGKSTALRCALRLVEPEAGSLTLFDEDISSAKTHQLRHIRADVGFVFQKHNLVPRVSALTNVIHGNLGRAGGMRGWSQVLAPSHLRERAMACLERVGLADQARKRADQLSGGQSQRVAIARALMQDPRMIVADEPVASLDPVAGREVMDLFHQLTREEGITLLFTSHNVQQALDYSDRVLAIKQGAIVLDQQSATLAAADLGKHYG, from the coding sequence ATGATGCCGCAAGTCCTGCTTCAGACCGTCGGCGTTTCCGCGCCGGCGGTTCATGACGAACCGCATACCGAAGCGGCTCCGTGCGAGCTTCGTGTGGAAGGTCTTCGAAAGTCCTTCGGCAAGGACCGTGCCGTGTTGCGAGGCGTTTCCTTCGCTGTGCATCGGCGCGAGGCGGTCGCCCTGATCGGTTCCAACGGCGCGGGCAAGTCGACCGCGCTGCGCTGCGCGCTCCGGCTGGTCGAGCCTGAAGCCGGATCCCTGACACTGTTTGACGAGGACATCTCGTCGGCAAAGACGCACCAGCTGCGGCACATCCGGGCTGACGTCGGCTTTGTCTTTCAAAAACACAACCTGGTGCCGCGTGTGTCGGCGCTGACCAACGTCATTCACGGCAATCTCGGCAGGGCAGGTGGCATGCGTGGCTGGTCGCAGGTGCTCGCCCCGTCGCATCTGCGCGAGCGCGCCATGGCCTGCCTGGAGCGGGTCGGTCTCGCGGATCAGGCCAGAAAACGTGCGGATCAGCTTTCCGGTGGCCAGTCCCAGCGTGTGGCCATCGCCAGGGCCCTGATGCAGGACCCCAGGATGATCGTGGCGGACGAACCGGTTGCCAGCCTCGACCCGGTCGCCGGTCGGGAGGTCATGGATCTCTTTCACCAGTTGACCCGGGAAGAGGGCATCACGTTGCTGTTCACCTCCCACAATGTGCAGCAGGCGCTCGACTATTCCGATCGGGTGCTGGCCATCAAGCAGGGCGCCATCGTTCTGGACCAGCAAAGCGCAACCCTCGCGGCAGCAGATCTGGGCAAACACTATGGCTGA
- the phnE gene encoding phosphonate ABC transporter, permease protein PhnE codes for MPTRFERPGALQFTAYVALAAFVIWSFQGAGWSFSALVSGGPAMADFLSRTWPPSLERLPQLTRALIETFQMALAGTIIGIVISLPLALLAAKGLTRQTAVSRVFYSASRLLIALFRTVPDLVWALVFVITVGLGPFAGTLAIAVDTVGFCGRFFAESMEDVEKGPSEALMAAGAGKFDTIFCAVVPAAMPSFITTSLFALEKATRSSVVLGLVGAGGIGIELKVAMDFFDYQLAMTIILMIFVLVLFVERLGSFARSRILEGSSR; via the coding sequence ATGCCGACCCGGTTCGAACGCCCGGGCGCGCTGCAATTCACGGCCTATGTGGCGCTGGCCGCCTTCGTCATCTGGTCGTTCCAGGGCGCAGGCTGGTCGTTTTCCGCGCTGGTCTCCGGCGGTCCGGCCATGGCCGATTTCCTGTCCCGCACCTGGCCGCCTTCGCTCGAACGGCTGCCGCAGCTCACCAGGGCTCTGATCGAGACCTTCCAGATGGCGCTGGCCGGCACCATCATCGGGATCGTCATCAGTCTGCCGCTGGCTCTTCTGGCAGCGAAAGGCCTGACGCGGCAGACGGCCGTCTCCCGGGTGTTCTACAGCGCATCGCGGCTGCTGATCGCCCTGTTCCGCACCGTTCCGGACCTCGTCTGGGCGCTGGTTTTCGTCATCACCGTCGGGCTCGGGCCGTTTGCCGGAACCCTCGCGATTGCGGTCGACACGGTCGGCTTCTGCGGCCGGTTCTTCGCCGAATCCATGGAGGATGTCGAAAAGGGGCCGAGCGAGGCGCTGATGGCCGCGGGCGCGGGCAAGTTCGACACGATCTTCTGTGCGGTGGTTCCGGCCGCCATGCCGTCCTTCATCACCACCTCCCTGTTCGCGCTTGAAAAGGCGACCCGGTCTTCGGTTGTGCTCGGTCTTGTCGGGGCCGGCGGGATCGGTATCGAGCTGAAGGTGGCGATGGACTTTTTCGACTACCAGCTCGCCATGACCATCATCCTGATGATCTTCGTGCTGGTTCTTTTTGTTGAACGGCTCGGCAGCTTTGCCCGCAGCCGTATTCTGGAGGGATCATCCCGATGA
- a CDS encoding class I SAM-dependent methyltransferase: MSDMQTLEKTDTAYFAWDKRWQTEEGRADWVKPADDVAALIVSLQQTGPVRALDLGCGVGRHALAFARAGFDTHAVDMAEAGLAELRKNAGAEGLTITAQPAPMTDLPFEDNSFDYVLSFNVIYHGDPQIVKSAISEIARVLKPGGTYQGTMLSKRNGNFGLGTEVARDTFVRDGDDDKDHPHFYCNAAELVELFGGFELRSLEDKLHRKPGSWHWHMIAELLE; the protein is encoded by the coding sequence ATGAGTGACATGCAGACCCTTGAAAAGACCGACACCGCCTATTTTGCCTGGGACAAGCGCTGGCAAACGGAAGAAGGCCGGGCCGACTGGGTGAAACCCGCCGATGATGTCGCGGCGCTGATCGTCTCGCTGCAGCAGACTGGACCTGTCAGAGCGCTGGATCTCGGCTGCGGCGTCGGCCGCCATGCGCTTGCCTTTGCCCGGGCCGGCTTTGACACACATGCCGTGGACATGGCGGAAGCCGGTCTGGCGGAGCTGAGAAAAAACGCCGGGGCCGAAGGCCTGACCATCACGGCGCAGCCAGCTCCGATGACGGACCTGCCGTTCGAGGACAATTCCTTCGACTACGTGCTTTCTTTCAACGTGATCTATCACGGCGATCCGCAGATCGTGAAAAGCGCCATTTCCGAGATCGCGCGGGTGCTGAAGCCGGGCGGAACCTACCAGGGGACCATGCTGTCCAAGCGCAACGGAAATTTCGGCCTTGGAACGGAAGTGGCGCGGGACACGTTCGTGCGTGACGGCGACGACGACAAGGATCACCCGCATTTCTATTGCAACGCGGCCGAGCTGGTGGAGCTCTTCGGCGGCTTCGAACTGCGCTCCCTGGAAGACAAGCTGCACCGCAAGCCGGGCTCATGGCATTGGCACATGATTGCCGAGCTGCTGGAATAG
- a CDS encoding osmoprotectant NAGGN system M42 family peptidase, with amino-acid sequence MTLLNIDIPYLTEKLQDLLKIPSPTGYTDEIVRHVCKELEKLGVFYEITRRGGVRARVSGIKRKPARAFVSHLDTLGAQVKSLKDNGRLELVPIGAWSARFAEGARTTIFSESGAYTGTIMPLKASGHTYNDEVDKLPVGWDFVELRVDAYSKSTDDLHRLGIDVGDFVSIDPAPEFLDNGFIVSRHLDNKAGVAVMLAALKALVESDIEPTVDVFWLFTIAEETGHGAQSILTPDIASLVAIDNGTTAPGQNSDEFGVTVAMADQTGPFDYHLTRKMVQLCRDNDIKFQKDVFRYYRSDAATAIEAGADVRTALITFGVDASHGYERIHMHALRSLAELATGYVLSPVEIQRDAREFADLKGFTRQPTADADQTLAPEVDEPLPEPAAEPAAE; translated from the coding sequence ATGACCCTTCTGAACATCGACATTCCTTATCTGACGGAGAAACTTCAGGACCTTCTAAAAATCCCGAGCCCCACGGGGTACACAGACGAAATCGTTCGGCACGTCTGCAAGGAACTCGAAAAACTCGGCGTCTTTTACGAAATCACGCGCCGCGGCGGCGTACGTGCACGTGTGTCCGGCATCAAGCGCAAGCCGGCCCGAGCCTTCGTCTCGCATCTGGACACGCTCGGCGCCCAGGTGAAGTCGTTGAAGGACAATGGCCGCCTGGAACTGGTGCCCATCGGGGCGTGGTCCGCCCGCTTCGCCGAAGGCGCCAGGACCACGATCTTCTCCGAAAGCGGAGCTTACACCGGCACGATCATGCCCCTGAAGGCATCCGGTCATACCTATAACGACGAAGTCGACAAACTGCCCGTCGGCTGGGACTTCGTCGAGCTGAGGGTTGACGCCTATTCCAAGAGCACCGACGACTTGCACCGTCTCGGAATCGATGTCGGAGACTTTGTATCGATCGATCCGGCACCGGAATTCCTGGACAACGGGTTCATCGTGTCGCGCCATCTCGACAACAAGGCGGGGGTGGCCGTGATGCTGGCGGCGCTGAAGGCGCTGGTGGAGTCGGACATCGAACCGACGGTGGACGTGTTCTGGCTGTTCACGATTGCCGAGGAAACCGGTCATGGTGCCCAGTCGATCCTGACACCTGACATCGCTTCGCTCGTGGCAATCGACAACGGCACGACCGCCCCGGGCCAGAATTCGGACGAGTTCGGTGTCACCGTCGCGATGGCCGATCAGACCGGCCCGTTCGATTACCACCTGACGCGGAAAATGGTTCAGCTGTGCCGCGACAACGACATCAAGTTCCAGAAGGACGTGTTCCGCTATTACCGCTCGGATGCGGCCACCGCGATCGAGGCGGGCGCGGATGTGCGCACGGCCCTGATCACCTTCGGCGTCGATGCCAGCCACGGCTACGAGCGCATCCACATGCATGCGCTGCGGTCCCTGGCCGAGCTGGCCACCGGCTACGTGCTCAGCCCGGTCGAGATCCAGCGCGACGCCCGTGAATTCGCCGACCTCAAGGGCTTCACCCGCCAGCCGACGGCGGACGCGGACCAGACGCTGGCCCCGGAAGTGGACGAGCCGTTGCCCGAGCCGGCTGCGGAGCCGGCCGCCGAATAG